Below is a window of Perca fluviatilis chromosome 6, GENO_Pfluv_1.0, whole genome shotgun sequence DNA.
gttttcagaaacacgtttcggtgaactattttagtacaatatgagatcgtattctgaacgagccgccatgacagtctggctttgaatttccggagaaaacaaacccacgtgatgcgttcgtccaatcagctgccagttttcattttttgggcaacaatacagatcagtgccacctgctgttatggagacgtattaggtctcgtctcttcggtgtgttttgatgcatttttttgaccaactcggggagactgatcagtccaactgccttttctgccgacggttggccgtctggttggtgtgtaaacAGCTTAAGACATCAAGAAATTTGGGCTGAGCTGCTTTTTCTTCATGCTGACTGATTATGGCACACAAGTCTGGAAGTGTTggtgtgtgacacacacacaaaaagcacaCACTAAATGTTGAAGTTGAGAGGAGTGTGACTGCACAGTCAGCACTTTGAGCTACGATGACAagacaggaaaagagagagaagcagcAGGCGGCTGATAAGAagtgagagaatgagagagaaaacTGTCTGGCACTGATTTCCAGCTGCTGATTGTATGAGTCTTGATGAGGCAGAGTAAAGGTCTGTGCAGTCTAGGGCCACCAATAGTGGTGTTAATAATTCCCAAGATCAAGCATGAAACTTTCAATCTCAATTTTTAAGCCAGATGGACAAAAAGTCCTGAACATGCTCAGAAAAATGGAAACTTACAATTCaacaaaacaatttacaattCCGTGTATGTGCAAACCTCATCTGCTAAGGAAGATGGTGAGACACTCAATGACAAAAATGTGCTTCTTGTCAAACAAAATGTACTTTATAGCCTAAAAATAGCAGCAGCCAAAGCAAGAATATACTTTCTTAGCTGGCACTGAACCTATTTAAGAGATAAAAGaattatctgtctgtcttttagaTTATGGAGTGTTTTAGAAGCTGCCACATGTAACAGTGAAAGTAAAACGTTGGTTGCAGACCTGAATCAATCATTCAGTTTTCATCTTCCATAAATGAAACCGGAGCACTAAAGAAAGGGAAGTGAGCTGATACAAGTGTAAGTGAGAGAAAGATGGTGTGTCATTTTACTCTGTGTGACTCAGCAGAACACCTGAGGGGTTGTCtcttaaaaagtcaaagtcaaatagcgcacacgcacgcacacacacacacacacacacacacacacacacacacacacacacacacacacacacacacacacacacacacacacacacacacacacgttcagcCAAGTATAGTCTTCATGGCCTTTATATGAAGAAGACACAAAATGGTATTTCTCTTTTTAAGATACTCATCCATCATCTCTTTGGCGTTAGACCGATCCACTTCTTAACTAATGCTTCATTTGAATTATGTCTCTTTTCGAGGATGCAACAGTTTTCTCATGCCAATGGATATATTGTGTCTAACACACTTTGAATGCTAACCCTGCTCTAAACAATGTGTTGTGGAAGCCACATGCACAACAAAGCATCTAAACATTCCAGTTTAAGTGTTCCGATCTGAATTTGTCCCACAAATGTAATgagtttcagattttttttaaaagctgaagAAATTGACTCCATATATCTTTTTTATGGTTCAATTTGATTCAATCGTTGATTACAAAATGTCTGAAATAATAGAGAAAACAAGAATTTTGTGAAAAAATGGGCAGGGTTATGCCAGGGGGACGGGTTTCCACCATCAGATACACGTACATAGTGAATAAATGAGCAAATATGGGGAGTTAGGAACTCAAAGGCTCTCTCCAAACTCCTGAACCTTTAACAGTTAAAAACAAAGCATGATGCCTCAACTGCATGGTCTATTTCCAGCCTCAGGAGGGATTTGACAATGTTTTCCAGGAGGTTTTGAATTATCTGGAAGATTCCCGTTTTGCGAGTCACCCCTGTTTTTACTTTACTGGCATACATCCAGCGCTAATGTGAACATAGTGGTGTGTTACATAACCTGACAACTGCTttcgaaaaaaatattttttccctTGCAGCAATAAAGATTTTAGGTATTTGATCACATTCAAATCACTGCCATAAGTGACTCAAACTGTTCTTTTCAGAtagatgaaacaaaaaaaacagaagaacaaGGACAGATGGGCAGAGAGAAACAAGATAATTGGAGGGAGAGATAGGGGGAAgagtgagtgagggagagaAACCCACCTATTATTTAAAAGGAGGAGTGGAGATTCAGGTCTACCCTGTGACAACCTTGCTAGGCTGAGATTGGGTAATCTTTACTCAGAGTTATAAATCTCTGTGTTCTCTTACACttaaaaagagacagacagagtaaatATGTCTGGGCTCCCGGCTTCTCAAAGAGTCAAGTTCACAGCTCTGGGTTAAAGGTTGAGATTAGagttttattaataaatattaaataaaggtGATGTATTGCAAATGTATGCATGTGACAGGGAGTGCCACAAGCTCAGTTTCATCCTAAATGGgagcagaagtgtgtgtgtgtgtgtgtgtgtgtgtgtgtgtgtgtgtgtgtgtgtgtgtgtgtgtgtgtgtgtgtgtgtgtgtgtgtgtgtgtgtgtgtgtgtgagagagtctaCAGTACTCATCTCACAGTCTAAGAATCTGAAGGGGCAGTGAAACTTCCACTGAAACCTGCTGACTGTTTTTGAGATGTGCTACCTAACAAAAACGTACCGTAGCACACATAACCGGGTCCTAAAGGCTAGGCGGGGTGGCCAGATAAGTGccaaaacactgataaacagcAGACAATGCAGACGGTCCTGACAATCGCAAACGAAACACAAGGCAGTTAATTTCCTGAGAGGCACATTCCAATAGCAATGCTGTGTTTAGTCTAGTCTAAGACCTGCATACTTACTCACATCCTATCTAATGTAGTTTcactaatcaaaataaatagtGCAAAGAAGTCCAGTTATTACAactaaaatgtatacaaaaataaCCAGGAAGTCTAAACAACACTTGATAATATGTATTGTGTCTTGTGATATTGCATTTTTAACAACACATTAAAGTTTTGGCAGACAGGCCTAAATATTCTAATTTCTCCAATGCAAGAAAAACTAATTGTTTACTTGATTTAAAATCTAATGGTGgtaggcaaaaaaaacaaatgtttgctAAACTGATTTTTGAATGAGTGACTTTAAAAAGGACCACAAGGATAAACATCATGCTTACTTGATGTACACATGTATAGCATTTAGTGCTAGCACATGGGAGCTGTTGTTAACGGTAACATTGTTATCTTTATAGATAACCATTGGCTGTGTGTTTCCCTAGGGCTGAAACTAACGATAATTTTCATTAGCGATAGATCGGTTGATTATTTTGCTGATTAACAGAATaatagtttgatttaaaaaatgctcattgcgtggccgggttggctcggtggtagagcaggcgcacatgtactgagagatttatgcctcgacgcagaggtccagggttcgaatccgacctgtgacaatttcctgcatgtctttcccctctctctccccacctAGCTGTCCTAGCAATTGCAATTCCTTAAAGCCCCAGTTGAAATatccaaatgtcttgttttgtcctagtccaaaacccaaatagtTTAATATCATAGAAGATCaagaaaaccaaaacatttcAACACTTAAGAAGCTTGTCCCTTAGAATTTGGGCATTTTTGCCTAATaaatacttaaagtgctcatattacgcTCATTTTCAGgctcataattgtatttagaggttgtaccagaataggtttatgtagtttcattttcaaaaaacatattttgttgtacttattatatccacattactgatgattattgatcaaaaatctcattgtgtaaatattttgtgaaagcaccgatagtcaacactacaatatcgttgcggtatcgagtATCGTatatagaggtatttggtcaaaaatatcgtgatatttgattttctccatatctcccagccctagtgttgagctctctgttttagctgttTTAGTTCAGAGTCGCaaatgcacagtagctaggtaagcactgctagccagtcagaagcagagtatgagggagtgccacgctagcagctaggcgagcattataacgtgttacaaagtgatgcacgttcgtcacggaagtaaaggctggactacaatagagctgtttggagcagtttgtgaacagtgttttctgttggagatggtaagtccctttggggtggactttgggctttttcactttgttaacctattacatgcacaaaaaaagatatataacacaataaaggaagggggaaaagccaaaaagcataatatgagcactttaaaataaaataaaaaattagtaaatcaactaattgatgaaattgtttgtttttttactacaGCCACACTGTTTGGGCTGTGCCTTCCTTAATATCGTCATCAATAAGAAAGAAAATCGGTAGAACTAGTATAAAAAGATACAAAGGAAAGATTGTCTTGCACGTGTTTCCTTGATCCTATAGTCCCTGAGGCCAAAATGTAGGCTAATATGACACGCTGCTTGAGGGAACAACATGTGACGGTCTGTTGACAGAGTGTGATGTGCCTACAGTGAATTCATGGTtcacttgtgtttgtgtgttttctaaaTGATGTCCAGATTGCATGAATTTAAACCTCCCTGCAAGTAATGATAAGTACAGGAAAGGCACAAATAGGCGGCGTCTATATTTTATTAGTAATTTTAGAAAATCTCAAATGCTCTACAACGTGCACGACTATTTTATATAATCCACACCCTGTTCTATTATTAcgtaacatatataaaaataaagtttatttttcttacatttttgttttctgtatgAGGTTACTATTTCCTGCAATGACAGCCAGAGTCTCATTAAAATTTCATCTCATCTAAAAAGGTCACATCATGTTGACTGAAAAGGCTGttgcacgcgcgcgcgcgcacacacacacacacacacacacacacacacacacacacacacacacacacacacacacacacacacacacacacacacacacacacacacacacacacacacacacacacacacacacacacacagagaaggagAAATGTCAGAATATAAAGTATTGATGACTTCTACAGCTATCAATACAGAACTGAACTTCAAAAGTAAACAGTCGTGCGCTGACAGAGCAGATTTGATTATAGAGAGCCCAACCTAAAGAGTTTGTGTACACATACTGACGCTGTTGGATGCCGCCATCACCGTGGTAACTGATGCCAAGCGGCAAGTGAGAGGAACTTGAGATGTAGGCGGCGTGTCAGGTCAGGGGAGAGTCAGGGGAGGGGGCGTCGTTACCACGTCAACACGGCCTCAGCGTGGAGGCTGACGTGGTAgcaaaaaatcattttttgcaACTTCTTTGGAACAGAGTACTCggtgctgtgtttttgtacaCAGATCTGCTCTCACATGCAACAAGCCTAGAAGGATTTCAAGATTCTGAGTTACATTTCAACCCTGCATTTCTCATACTCGTCTCAAGATTTGGGACTTTTTCCCCTCATCAAATTATAAGCTTCATagaagtaggcctacattttacACAGGTGACTCACAGATATCCCACCCAATGTTAGTTTCTCATACAAAGAAGTCTTTATTACACTTAACATTAGAAGAAAACATGCTGCTTTAAAAGGAAATGAcaggttgttgttattgttaatAGTTCCTAGTTTATTTACCTGCAGATTTGTACCTTTAAGGTGTCAGATCTTTTTGGAGTAAAAGCCCCTTTACATAAACAATATGGCACTGGCTCTATGTCTGGCTGTACTCATCGTTTGTTAAGCTACCAGACACACTGTGTTAAGAAAAACGGGATTAAAAGTGTTGGTTAACTGACTATAAGTGAAAACACTGACTACATTTAGACTGACTGCACTGATCCAGCTAAAACAATATGCTGTTGAGATATTGTTgtattgctgttgctgttgaaATGAGTTGAGATTGGAGCTGCCCATATGCACTGGTACCTGCTACAGATGCCCCATACACACAATGTCACAtcatttcatgacttttcccatAATATCTAACTCCAATATTTATGTCATGCTCTATGTGGCTGTCATTTTGCAAATATTCCAAAACATTAGGGTTTCAATCTGTTCTGATTTATTTCACAGTACAGCTTGAAGGGACCAAGCAGTTGCATTGCCCAAAGTAAATAGTTTTATGAAAATAACAGCACGGCAAAGCCTTTTTTTTGTACACTCTTGTGTGAATTAAGTACTTGACGAATCGTAAGTATTCTTCTCCTTTCTCAATTCATCATCGTCCAAATGAGGTTAATATTGCTGTAATGTCGTTCTGCCGCTGGTTATTTCTACATTTCAATACTTAGGCTAACACTTTTCTCCACACGTTATACACAACAACTGAGTTTATTCTCATAATTACTTGCAGTAAATCTCCCTGTCGAGCTTTGAGCCAACATAGATTGTTTTCAACTCTCTGTGAAGCCGGACTTGTTGCCAAACCCTCCCACCTCGCCAGCATTACTTAGATGAGCCGCAGGGCCCTTTTCTTGGCTAAATGTCACACAACAACACCGTGCACCACTACAGCAACTCAAAGGTCAATCCACAGCAGCTGATCTGAGATAAGTGACGCTGAAACATGTGAATTAAGAGACAGTTAGTTGAGATGCTGCCGACAAAGTTTAGGGATGTTTTTACCTTTACTACGTCTTACATTCGGATACTGATGCTACTACTGAGAAAGAAAGTCTAATTCCTTACTGTGCTAAGACATAGACACAGCAAGGGTGTCTACTGTCTGTGACCTCGATGGGAGATGCCTGAAAGAGGAAAAATATATCCCAGCGGGGTATGgcgtcagtgtgtgtatgtcctcCTGAGACAGGGAGTGTGCACATacgtgtgtatttgtgtgagtgATTTGAAAGAGGAAAAGCAGCAAAGCCAAACGGGAACGTGTTTTTGATATCACCAATCGCAAAAACACGACTGAGGTTGCTTTTGATTGCTTACAAAGCCTCAACGCCACTTCTCAGCCGAGTCATTTTAGTCAGAAACGCGGCTTTAGACTAACAACGCTGTGTTTGCTTACCTTGGTTGGTTTGGATTGTAAGAAATAAACCTACGCTGTCTTTTTGTAATCCCACCAAGAATGTCTACAGGCTGAATGTAGTAACTGATAAAGATGGCAGCTCAACTTAGTATCCCGCCCGAAACTCAGAGTAAATACTAGCAGTTTTAAATTTGAAACTAATTATGACTTTGACATCAAATACTCAAAACCCAAAAGAGTCTGGTGAACAGAGACTGTCTTCTTATAAAATGCTCGATGCACATTGTAACCATGGCCGTTTCTTGTCAGTTTCATTGCAAGAGGCTGAACTTTATCCTGACACTTTGGATAAGAGCATCAGCAAAATgcctaaaataaaaaacatatattaatataaccaatacatttaaaacaaattatgctGTGTTGCAGGCAGAATAAATCCACATAATACTGATCCCCAAGATGGGAACTTGTGCTCATTGCTGACCCTACTCCACaaaagaggtcaaaggtcaagctCAGCTATAACCTCCTTGTTTAAACACAGCCTCGTAGATCACTGTGCCAGACTGAACTCACTGTGATATCAAAGACCTATGCAGCTGCTTTTTAGGTTTTATCCTTCACCGCAAAATCAGGTAATCTGCCGATGACATTTGCCAAGCAGTAATCATAACACACTACTACAAACTAAAGCCTTAAAAATAAGCATCAGGTTCAACCATAACCTCTGACAGTCTCATAAACAAGCAAATATTTTGAGCTTAGTCAAAACTAACTGCAGGTTACTGTATGGTGTCAATATTTCTGTCACTCCTGTATTtttcaggtaaaaaaaaaatattcacacatgATACAAATCCCTGCTACCAGTCTTGGAGTAACCACAAAATGAAATAGGTGAATTTATCATCATCACACCGTTTAAGGTGTCTCTAAATTGCATGACAACATCAAATTATTTCCACAAACCTTTCTTAAACTCCTCCAGCATGGAGTCCAGCTTGGTGTCGTGGAAGACAAAGTGGACAGGATGGTTATAGAATTTTGTGATGGTCTTGAGTGTGGTGCAGTCGTCCGGGTCAACGAAAGCCAGGTCCTTGACATACAAGATGTCCACGATGTTGGACCGCTCCTGCTCATACACAGGTATCCTCGTGTATCCGCTCTCCATGATCTCGGACATGGTGTTGAAGTCCAACACGGTGTCGCTGTGGATCATGAAGCAGTTGCTGACCGGCGTCATGACATCCTCCACTGTTTTGGTCCTGAGCTCCAGTGCGCCTTGGATCATGTTTAGCTCCTCTTTCACCAGGTCATTGTACGGCTCGGTGACTTTCAGCATCCCGACCAGCTTCTCCCGGTTATACACGGTGCCGATCTCCTGACCCAGGACGAAGTCCAGGAGCTTGCTGATGGGCCACGACAGAGGGAAAGTTAACAGCATGAATAACTTGGTAACAAGGATTGTGTTCGCCCCGACTGCCAGACCGTGCCTGGAGCACAGCGCCTGCGGGACGATCTCGCCGAAAATAACGATGCCGACTGTGGAGGAGACCACAGCGCCGATCCCGGACTTGGTGAGGTCGTCCAGGAGGATGGTGAGGGTGGTGTTGACCAGGACGTTTCCGAGGAGCAGCGAGCACAGCAAGTAGTTACCCTTCCTGCGGATGGGCTCGATCTTCCGAGCGTACTTTTTCTCCTTATCGGTGCCGCAGCTCTGCACGATTCGGAGCTCCATTGGGTCCAGTGCCATCAGCCCCAGGTTGAGCCCGCTGAACATGCCGGACAACACTAGCAGGAAGGCGATTAGGATCACCTGCAGCCAGATGGGCAGCATGGACTTCGCCACCTCCACTACACGCACTCTGCCGTCTTTATCGTCCAGCATGTACCACGTCTCATCTTTCTCCTGGGTGTCGCGGACGCACAAGCCGAACACCTTCACCGCCTCGCTTTTGCGGAGCTGCTTGATCCGGAGGCTGACCACCCCGGAGGTGTTTTGGTTCGTTACCACCATGGACCCCTTCACTTCTATATCCTCTGTGAGTTTGGGACAAGTCCTATTTAAGGGGGTCATGTTATGGCCGACAGCATCATCCACTTTATCGCTGGAGTAAAGTTCCGTGAACTTAATGAGCGCCGAGCTGTTTGGGAGCAAGTGAAGCCCGTAGAACCTAAATAAGGTATCGCTGCCCTCGGTCACCTGAATTACCCCTTTCTCTGTGGTCTTGGCCGGCGTCTCGCTCCTTTCCAGTCTCATACCGAGTATCCGGGGCGCGGCTCTTGACTCCGCCACCGCCTCCTTAGCCTGCCTGCCCGCAAAAACGCACACAAAAATTAATAAAGTTAGCGTAAACCTCCGTCCACTCGACTCTATCGCCATGTTGTTTCGCTCTCTGCGAATAGGGGAACTGACGTCACATACTGGTTTCCACGAGTCTACCTCGCTCATTTGCATACCCGCATACCTCGAAAATACAACAAATCAGCGGGAGAGACGTCACTCGGCCGAGCCCCctcagttttcatttttaaagtcgtctgatatttttttttggtgttaagGTGGACTACGTGGAGTTTTAGAAATGTAACTTactttttctggatttttttaagGATCAATTTTGGAGATTTGACAAAATAGACATAGCAAGGATTTTATTTAATatgtatttcatattttatttataaaagctAAACTATATATGAGGCAATATTCAGCTGAATTCACATAATAGCCTAATACACAATAATAGACAATCTCTTTTTACATTCTTCTTGTTTTCATTAGCAACAGTCCAGACATTGTAGATtcacatttacattatttaaattaatttccaGGTCTGCATTTAAGTCTACCTGatagaaaatattgtaaactcttgttagatagatagatagatagatagatagatagatagatagatagatagatagatagatctatagatagatagatagatttttattgatcccaaaaatgggAAAATACAGTGtttcagcagcaaaatatcaaatacacagcacacatacagaatatacatgatATAATAGGATCAAATACAATATGTTGCTTGTTGGACTGGTCCTCCTGAGACCTGtcaaattataaatgaaaatagttttCTATGGGACAGAATGCCATATACGTTCACATTTAGTAACATTACAATGGCCTAATCACTATAACTATTTGACATTGCTCATTAATTTACATATgaaatttattaaaataaagtaaaatgtcataatgacaacttctttttattgtatgttcTTACTCTGACGTATATTAGGACACAACTGAGGACTATTGAGTCACATGTGTTAGAAAAAGTAcagaataagtgacaaaaacaacactGATGATAACTGACACCAACTTCTTATAAGCATCCCAAATTTCAAGATTACTTCACTATTGTAGTCACTTCACTATGGCTCTTAATAAAGAATGTTTATGGTTTACGGTTTACGGTTTTGTAACAGATTACATTTGTTTTGCATCTGAAAGATCCATGTGCTTTTTTTCTGTATATTTCTCATGCCTTATGTACTGAAACATCAGTACATGTACATATCTTTAATGAGAATAGAGCTCCATCTTGTGTTCAAATTGCACACAGTGCAGCCTGATGGATCAGATCAGATCAACTTCCCAACACAGTGTTGATAGAGCACATTGTTCTTAAATTGTCCTTGAAGAGCTACTGATGCAGTTATTATTAGTGTAATTTATTACATGAAAAGCAGATCTGTGTGTT
It encodes the following:
- the LOC120560107 gene encoding metal transporter CNNM4 isoform X1; this translates as MAIESSGRRFTLTLLIFVCVFAGRQAKEAVAESRAAPRILGMRLERSETPAKTTEKGVIQVTEGSDTLFRFYGLHLLPNSSALIKFTELYSSDKVDDAVGHNMTPLNRTCPKLTEDIEVKGSMVVTNQNTSGVVSLRIKQLRKSEAVKVFGLCVRDTQEKDETWYMLDDKDGRVRVVEVAKSMLPIWLQVILIAFLLVLSGMFSGLNLGLMALDPMELRIVQSCGTDKEKKYARKIEPIRRKGNYLLCSLLLGNVLVNTTLTILLDDLTKSGIGAVVSSTVGIVIFGEIVPQALCSRHGLAVGANTILVTKLFMLLTFPLSWPISKLLDFVLGQEIGTVYNREKLVGMLKVTEPYNDLVKEELNMIQGALELRTKTVEDVMTPVSNCFMIHSDTVLDFNTMSEIMESGYTRIPVYEQERSNIVDILYVKDLAFVDPDDCTTLKTITKFYNHPVHFVFHDTKLDSMLEEFKKGKSHLAIVQKVNNEGEGDPFYEVLGLVTLEDVIEEIIKSEILDESDLYTDNRNRKKVAPNKNKRDFSAFKHESESKVKISPQLLLAAHRFLATEVNLFSPSQISDKVLLRILRHPDVIQEIKFNDSDKRSPQHYIYQRGKPVDYFVLILQGRVEVEAGNENMKFETGPFSYYGVMALNAPTLVAAPRPRHSSFKRFSLFSRWPEFRSPSNVSGLNRTTSLSGADRTESLSISGSNSQLNSSIPLQQYTPDFYVRALTDLQFVKVTRAQYQNGLMASLLDSTPQSPESSHNTINLDQTTPPATANTTITITDLGADSTPTENGPDETTLLLLNEQNSPHTANHHSQLGNSV
- the LOC120560107 gene encoding metal transporter CNNM4 isoform X2, with the protein product MAIESSGRRFTLTLLIFVCVFAGRQAKEAVAESRAAPRILGMRLERSETPAKTTEKGVIQVTEGSDTLFRFYGLHLLPNSSALIKFTELYSSDKVDDAVGHNMTPLNRTCPKLTEDIEVKGSMVVTNQNTSGVVSLRIKQLRKSEAVKVFGLCVRDTQEKDETWYMLDDKDGRVRVVEVAKSMLPIWLQVILIAFLLVLSGMFSGLNLGLMALDPMELRIVQSCGTDKEKKYARKIEPIRRKGNYLLCSLLLGNVLVNTTLTILLDDLTKSGIGAVVSSTVGIVIFGEIVPQALCSRHGLAVGANTILVTKLFMLLTFPLSWPISKLLDFVLGQEIGTVYNREKLVGMLKVTEPYNDLVKEELNMIQGALELRTKTVEDVMTPVSNCFMIHSDTVLDFNTMSEIMESGYTRIPVYEQERSNIVDILYVKDLAFVDPDDCTTLKTITKFYNHPVHFVFHDTKLDSMLEEFKKGKSHLAIVQKVNNEGEGDPFYEVLGLVTLEDVIEEIIKSEILDESDLYTDNRNRKKVAPNKNKRDFSAFKHESESKVKISPQLLLAAHRFLATEVNLFSPSQISDKVLLRILRHPDVIQEIKFNDSDKRSPQHYIYQRGKPVDYFVLILQGRVEVEAGNENMKFETGPFSYYGVMALNAPTLEFRSPSNVSGLNRTTSLSGADRTESLSISGSNSQLNSSIPLQQYTPDFYVRALTDLQFVKVTRAQYQNGLMASLLDSTPQSPESSHNTINLDQTTPPATANTTITITDLGADSTPTENGPDETTLLLLNEQNSPHTANHHSQLGNSV